A genomic region of Prionailurus viverrinus isolate Anna chromosome D4, UM_Priviv_1.0, whole genome shotgun sequence contains the following coding sequences:
- the TUSC1 gene encoding tumor suppressor candidate gene 1 protein, translating into MWRMRGGATRRGSCGGGDGGGDSRGQGRPGRARGGSGIGGGVGWRGRAGGARQQLEERFADLAASHLEAIRARDERDRQNARLREENARLRLENRRLKRENRSLFRQALRLPGEGGDGAAAEAAGATPGPEEAGTNRRARGGGLEDEPGSPRALRARLEKLEAMYRRALLQLHLEQRGPRPRGDKDEPPLRALESGLRAPDPDPPEPWL; encoded by the coding sequence ATGTGGCGCATGCGTGGTGGCGCCACCAGGCGCGGGAGCTGCGGCGGCGGGGACGGCGGCGGGGACAGCCGCGGGCAGGGCCGCCCGGGCCGGGCTCGTGGGGGTAGCGGCATCGGAGGCGGCGTGGGCTGGCGAGGCCGTGCGGGCGGCGCCCGACAGCAGCTGGAGGAGCGGTTCGCAGACCTGGCGGCGAGCCACCTGGAGGCCATCCGCGCGCGGGACGAGCGGGACCGGCAGAACGCGCGGCTGCGCGAGGAGAACGCCCGGCTGCGGCTTGAAAACAGGCGGCTGAAGCGCGAGAACCGCAGCCTCTTCCGTCAGGCCTTGCGGCTTCCCGGCGAGGGCGGCGACGGGGCGGCCGCGGAGGCGGCCGGGGCCACCCCGGGCCCCGAGGAGGCCGGCACGAACCGGAGGGCGAGAGGCGGCGGCCTCGAGGACGAGCCTGGCAGCCCCAGGGCCCTGAGAGCCCGGCTCGAGAAGCTGGAGGCCATGTACCGCCGGGCCCTGCTGCAGCTGCACCTTGAGCAGCGGGGGCCGCGCCCGCGTGGCGACAAGGACGAGCCGCCTTTGCGCGCACTGGAGTCGGGCCTGCGAGCTCCGGACCCGGATCCCCCAGAGCCCTGGCTGTAG